In Chryseobacterium gleum, a single genomic region encodes these proteins:
- a CDS encoding efflux RND transporter permease subunit encodes MKLAEISIKRPSLVIVLFTILTLGGILSYTLMGYELIPKFETNMVTISTVYPGASPAEVETSVTRKIEDAVGSLENVKKVESSSYESLSVIMVQLNDGADVDYALNDAQRKVNAILADLPEDVKAPSLNKFSLDDLPIITMSISSDKLNSKDLYDLLDKKIEPIFSRVNGVAQVDLVGGQEREIQVNLDEKKLQGYGLSIGDVQQAILSSNLDFPTGSLKTRTTKSTIRLSGKYKSIEEMNNLVVSNKNGAQVRLSDIATVFDSQKDVEKVARFNQFPTILMQVKKQSDANAVAVSESVQKTIKTVEEAYKVQGVKVKIVNDTTEFTLESANHVIFDLFLAIILVAIVMLLFLHSIRNAFIVMVSIPASLVAAFIGMNLMGYTLNLMSLLGLSLVVGILVDDAIVVLENIYRHMEMGKSKIRAAYDGASEIGFTVAAITLVIVVVFLPIAMSSGLVANILAQFCVTVVIATLLSLLASFTIIPWLSSRFGKLEHLTGKNWFEKFILWFEGLIDKFTHWITGILEWCLKTTLRRISTVVITFLVLISSFMLVAFGFIGGEFFPPIDRGQFLVQMELSKDATVEKTNQLTLEVEKFLRNDKDVVDLITTVGQQSTGFGGAQATTYQSEVQVNLTDKSERSESTNIKAAKIKRQLEEKFTGVEFKTAPIGIMGAENAPIEMVVTGPDNATAVKEATRILELLKKVPGAVDAELSTDTGSPEVQVSIDRDKMASLGLNLSSVGQTMQTAFNGNTDGKFRAGEYEYDINIRFGDVNRQSIDDVKNLMFTNPQGQQVRLSQFADVKMGSGPSLLERRDKSPSVKVRAKAVGRPVGDVANEWADKFMKSDKKPVGVDYIWSGDMENQQEGFGTLGIALLAAIVLVYLVMVSLYDSFVYPFVVLFSIPLAMIGVMVILALTANSLNIFTMLGMIMLIGLVAKNAILIVDFTNARKAAGANTHDALVQANHARLRPILMTTIAMIFGMLPIALATGAGAEMNKGLAWVVIGGLTSSLFLTLIIVPVVYSLFDSLLRRMGQHKKVDYEAEMKADYVHRELNEDGFTPKHLDK; translated from the coding sequence ATGAAGTTAGCAGAAATATCGATTAAAAGACCCTCGCTGGTAATTGTATTATTTACAATTCTGACGTTGGGAGGTATCCTGAGTTATACGCTCATGGGATACGAATTGATTCCGAAGTTTGAAACCAATATGGTAACCATTTCCACGGTGTATCCGGGAGCTTCACCTGCAGAGGTGGAAACATCCGTGACCCGGAAGATTGAAGATGCCGTAGGTTCCCTGGAAAACGTTAAAAAAGTAGAATCTTCTTCATACGAAAGTTTATCCGTAATCATGGTTCAGCTGAACGATGGTGCCGATGTAGACTACGCTTTGAATGATGCCCAGAGAAAGGTAAATGCGATCCTTGCAGACCTTCCGGAAGACGTAAAAGCGCCGTCTCTGAATAAATTCTCCTTAGATGACTTACCGATTATTACGATGAGTATTTCATCTGATAAACTGAACAGTAAGGATCTTTATGACTTACTGGATAAAAAGATTGAGCCTATTTTCTCCCGTGTAAACGGTGTAGCTCAGGTTGACCTTGTGGGTGGACAGGAGAGAGAAATCCAGGTAAATCTTGATGAGAAAAAATTACAGGGGTACGGACTTTCAATCGGAGACGTACAACAGGCTATCCTTTCATCCAACCTTGATTTCCCTACAGGAAGTCTGAAAACAAGAACTACAAAATCTACGATCAGACTTTCAGGAAAATATAAATCTATTGAAGAGATGAACAACCTTGTAGTTTCCAATAAAAACGGAGCTCAGGTACGTTTATCCGATATCGCAACAGTTTTCGACTCTCAGAAAGATGTAGAAAAAGTAGCGAGATTCAATCAATTTCCTACCATTTTAATGCAGGTTAAAAAACAATCTGATGCCAATGCCGTAGCGGTATCTGAAAGCGTTCAGAAAACAATTAAAACAGTAGAAGAAGCTTATAAAGTTCAGGGTGTAAAAGTAAAAATCGTAAACGATACTACAGAATTTACCCTTGAATCAGCCAACCACGTTATTTTCGACTTATTCTTAGCGATTATCCTCGTGGCAATTGTGATGCTATTATTCCTTCACAGTATCAGAAACGCGTTTATCGTAATGGTTTCGATCCCGGCTTCATTGGTGGCAGCGTTCATCGGTATGAACTTAATGGGATATACCTTGAACCTGATGAGCTTACTGGGACTGTCACTCGTGGTAGGTATCCTGGTGGATGACGCGATCGTAGTACTGGAAAACATTTACCGTCACATGGAGATGGGTAAAAGTAAGATCAGAGCGGCGTATGACGGAGCATCAGAGATCGGATTTACCGTTGCTGCGATTACATTGGTAATTGTGGTGGTATTCTTACCGATCGCGATGAGTTCAGGTCTTGTGGCCAACATCCTTGCCCAGTTCTGCGTCACGGTAGTAATTGCAACCTTATTATCATTGCTGGCTTCATTTACCATCATTCCTTGGCTATCATCAAGGTTCGGTAAACTGGAACATTTAACAGGGAAAAACTGGTTTGAGAAATTCATCCTTTGGTTTGAAGGATTAATCGACAAGTTTACACACTGGATTACAGGAATTCTTGAATGGTGTCTGAAAACGACATTAAGAAGAATCTCAACAGTAGTGATCACGTTCCTTGTCTTAATCAGTTCATTTATGCTGGTAGCATTCGGATTCATCGGAGGTGAATTCTTCCCGCCGATTGACCGTGGTCAGTTCCTTGTACAGATGGAATTATCCAAAGATGCAACTGTTGAAAAAACCAACCAGTTAACATTAGAAGTTGAGAAATTCTTAAGAAATGATAAAGATGTTGTAGACCTTATTACAACAGTAGGACAACAGTCTACAGGTTTTGGTGGTGCTCAGGCAACTACTTACCAGTCTGAGGTTCAGGTGAACTTAACAGATAAGTCCGAACGTTCTGAAAGTACCAATATCAAAGCTGCAAAAATAAAAAGACAGCTGGAAGAGAAATTTACTGGTGTTGAATTTAAAACGGCTCCGATCGGTATCATGGGTGCAGAAAATGCTCCGATTGAAATGGTAGTAACAGGACCGGATAACGCTACTGCAGTAAAAGAAGCAACCAGAATCCTTGAACTATTGAAAAAAGTACCGGGAGCTGTGGATGCCGAATTATCAACAGATACAGGTAGCCCTGAAGTTCAGGTAAGTATCGACAGAGATAAAATGGCTTCTTTGGGCTTGAATCTTTCAAGTGTAGGACAGACGATGCAGACTGCATTCAACGGAAATACAGACGGCAAATTCAGAGCAGGGGAGTATGAATATGATATCAATATCCGTTTCGGAGATGTCAACAGACAGTCCATTGATGATGTTAAAAACCTTATGTTTACCAATCCTCAGGGACAGCAGGTTCGTCTGAGCCAGTTTGCCGATGTGAAAATGGGTTCAGGACCAAGCTTACTTGAGCGTAGAGATAAATCTCCTTCTGTAAAAGTAAGAGCAAAAGCGGTAGGTAGACCGGTAGGGGATGTAGCTAATGAATGGGCAGATAAGTTCATGAAGAGCGATAAAAAACCTGTAGGAGTAGATTATATCTGGAGTGGAGATATGGAAAACCAGCAGGAAGGTTTCGGTACGTTAGGAATTGCTTTATTGGCAGCTATCGTATTGGTATATCTGGTAATGGTTTCACTGTATGACAGTTTCGTGTATCCTTTCGTGGTATTGTTCTCAATTCCGTTAGCGATGATCGGAGTAATGGTAATTCTAGCCTTAACTGCCAACTCACTGAACATCTTTACCATGTTAGGGATGATCATGTTGATTGGACTTGTAGCGAAGAATGCGATCCTTATCGTTGACTTTACGAATGCGAGAAAAGCAGCAGGAGCCAATACTCACGATGCTTTGGTACAGGCTAACCACGCACGTCTTCGTCCGATCCTGATGACCACTATTGCGATGATCTTCGGTATGTTACCGATCGCATTGGCAACAGGGGCCGGAGCTGAAATGAACAAAGGTCTTGCATGGGTAGTAATCGGTGGTTTGACATCGTCACTATTCCTTACATTGATCATTGTACCGGTAGTATATTCATTATTTGACTCTCTTTTAAGAAGAATGGGACAACATAAGAAAGTAGACTACGAAGCTGAAATGAAAGCAGATTATGTACACAGAGAACTGAATGAAGACGGATTTACTCCGAAGCATTTAGATAAATAA
- a CDS encoding efflux RND transporter periplasmic adaptor subunit, with protein MKKTLIYIIVAAVLVGLAAYKIAGNKEKQTQEVKEVAKQVDKINVNIVTVTRENIDTDYSANGTFIPKQEMNQSSEISGRIVNVLVKEGSRVGAGQVLATIKRDAIEVDVTQAQNNLQNAIIDNQRYENAYKTGGVTKQQLDNSRLQLKNAQAAVKAQGVKVNDTSIRAGISGTINKKMVEPGTVVSPGTAMFEIVNINSLKLSVLVDESQIGKIQLGQEVPIKVNVLPEDSFVGRITFIAPKSDASLNFPVEIEVQNKGNLKAGMYATAKFSTNNGAETQNMLTVPAEAFVNGVSSGQLFIVQNGVAKLIKVTIGKVYGDKVQILSGLNGGEQVVTSGQINLDNGSKVNIIK; from the coding sequence ATGAAAAAAACTTTAATATATATCATCGTAGCAGCTGTACTGGTAGGTTTGGCCGCTTATAAGATTGCAGGTAACAAAGAAAAGCAGACTCAGGAAGTAAAAGAGGTTGCCAAGCAGGTAGATAAAATCAACGTTAATATTGTAACCGTTACAAGAGAAAATATTGATACAGACTACTCAGCCAACGGAACTTTCATTCCTAAGCAGGAAATGAACCAGTCTTCGGAGATCTCAGGACGTATTGTAAACGTTTTGGTAAAAGAAGGTTCAAGAGTAGGTGCAGGCCAGGTTCTGGCAACCATCAAAAGAGATGCTATCGAAGTGGATGTTACCCAGGCTCAGAATAATTTGCAGAATGCTATTATTGATAACCAGCGCTATGAAAACGCATACAAAACAGGAGGAGTTACAAAACAACAGCTTGATAACTCAAGATTACAGCTTAAGAATGCTCAGGCTGCAGTAAAAGCTCAGGGTGTAAAAGTAAACGATACAAGCATCCGTGCAGGAATCAGCGGTACGATCAACAAGAAAATGGTTGAGCCGGGAACCGTTGTTTCACCGGGGACAGCAATGTTTGAAATCGTTAATATCAACAGCTTAAAACTTTCTGTTTTAGTAGATGAAAGCCAGATCGGAAAAATTCAGTTAGGTCAGGAAGTTCCGATTAAAGTAAACGTTTTACCTGAAGATTCCTTCGTAGGAAGAATTACATTTATCGCTCCTAAGAGTGATGCTTCTCTGAATTTCCCTGTTGAAATCGAAGTTCAGAACAAAGGAAACCTTAAAGCCGGTATGTATGCAACCGCTAAATTCAGTACCAACAACGGTGCGGAAACCCAGAATATGCTTACCGTTCCTGCAGAAGCATTTGTAAACGGAGTAAGCTCAGGACAATTATTCATTGTTCAGAATGGCGTTGCAAAATTAATCAAAGTAACCATCGGAAAAGTTTACGGAGATAAAGTTCAGATTTTAAGCGGATTGAATGGCGGAGAGCAGGTAGTAACCAGCGGACAGATCAATCTGGACAACGGATCTAAAGTAAACATTATAAAGTAG
- a CDS encoding TolC family protein, translating to MNRKRITATKLKIGIASAFMIFGFSLVSAQQQVSLQEAIKQALQNKAEAKKAALQVKKAEYKIDEARAGALPQISATINNTYNPILQKSVLPGEVLGKPGELIPVAFGTKWQSVNVVTLNQNVFDQRVFIGLKAAKSTREFYLLNSDLTNEQIIENVATAYYQVFVQEENLKTVEESYANTERVRNVIKSLVDNGLAKPIDLDRTNVQLTNIGSNKQQLINAVEVSKNSLKFYMGIPIDTPIELEEKTIVPNPQLLDSNVNLETRSELKVLNKQRELLEYSKKATIANLYPTVGLSANYGWQGLGNKFPYATGSSQGTNWGDYASIGLAIKIPIFMGGATKAQIQQAEIDIQDLDQDIQNQKLNLSLDYKNAVSNMENAIINIQSMKDNVDLAEKVQKNTQSNYQYGLATLTEVLDTENALTQAKQNYANALLDYKQAEIKVIKAKGELNTLQNP from the coding sequence ATGAATAGAAAACGTATAACTGCTACAAAGCTAAAAATTGGGATAGCTTCAGCATTTATGATTTTCGGTTTTTCATTGGTGTCTGCCCAGCAGCAGGTTTCCCTGCAGGAAGCAATCAAACAGGCCCTCCAGAATAAGGCAGAAGCAAAGAAAGCTGCTTTACAGGTTAAAAAAGCCGAATACAAGATTGATGAGGCCAGAGCCGGGGCTCTCCCTCAGATCAGTGCAACAATAAACAATACGTACAATCCTATTTTGCAAAAATCTGTTCTTCCCGGTGAGGTTTTAGGTAAACCTGGTGAGCTGATTCCTGTTGCCTTTGGAACGAAATGGCAATCTGTAAACGTAGTAACTCTTAATCAGAACGTTTTTGATCAGAGAGTTTTTATTGGTCTTAAAGCAGCAAAATCTACAAGAGAGTTCTATCTTTTAAATTCGGATTTAACCAACGAGCAGATTATTGAGAATGTTGCCACAGCATATTATCAGGTGTTCGTACAGGAAGAGAATCTTAAAACGGTGGAAGAGAGTTATGCCAATACGGAAAGGGTAAGAAACGTTATCAAAAGTTTGGTAGATAATGGTCTTGCTAAGCCAATTGACCTGGATCGTACCAATGTTCAGCTTACCAATATCGGTTCAAACAAGCAGCAATTAATTAATGCTGTTGAAGTGTCAAAAAATTCATTGAAGTTCTATATGGGAATCCCTATTGATACACCTATTGAACTTGAAGAAAAAACAATTGTACCGAATCCACAGCTATTGGACAGCAATGTAAACCTGGAGACGCGTTCTGAATTAAAAGTTTTAAATAAACAAAGAGAGCTTCTGGAATATAGCAAAAAGGCAACTATTGCCAATCTTTATCCTACGGTAGGACTTTCAGCTAACTATGGCTGGCAGGGGCTTGGGAATAAATTTCCTTATGCTACGGGATCAAGCCAGGGAACGAACTGGGGAGACTATGCTTCCATTGGTTTAGCGATTAAAATTCCGATTTTTATGGGAGGGGCTACCAAAGCTCAGATTCAACAGGCGGAAATCGATATTCAGGATCTTGATCAGGATATACAGAACCAAAAACTGAACTTGAGTTTAGATTATAAAAATGCAGTTTCCAATATGGAGAATGCAATAATCAATATTCAAAGCATGAAAGATAATGTGGACCTGGCAGAAAAAGTACAGAAAAATACTCAGTCCAACTATCAGTATGGTTTAGCAACACTTACAGAAGTATTGGATACTGAAAATGCTCTGACACAGGCTAAACAGAATTATGCAAATGCATTACTGGACTATAAGCAGGCTGAAATCAAAGTCATTAAAGCAAAAGGAGAGTTAAACACATTACAAAACCCATAA
- a CDS encoding TetR/AcrR family transcriptional regulator: protein MSNQAKKDQTQELIKETAKNLFFVKGKFDATTQEIADEAGVNRTLINYYFRSRDKLIQIIFDEAQRVEQEKSKIIQNSDLPFKEKISKFIESSLSTSLQYPYLETYIVSQINKGTCHHREIEEDILNEMYRDIEKEMELGNIEKMAPVQFILNMVSLLVFPSAIRPLFMENLLINDEEYDRIISERKEIIINMLFKN from the coding sequence ATGTCAAATCAAGCAAAAAAAGACCAAACACAGGAATTGATCAAGGAGACAGCGAAAAATTTGTTCTTTGTGAAAGGAAAATTTGATGCTACTACGCAGGAGATCGCAGATGAAGCAGGAGTGAACAGGACCCTTATTAATTACTATTTCCGTTCCAGGGATAAGCTTATTCAGATCATCTTTGATGAAGCACAAAGAGTGGAACAGGAAAAGTCGAAGATCATTCAGAATTCTGATCTGCCCTTTAAAGAAAAGATCAGCAAATTCATTGAAAGCAGCCTTTCTACAAGCCTTCAGTATCCGTATCTTGAAACGTATATCGTATCTCAGATTAATAAAGGAACCTGCCATCACAGGGAAATTGAGGAAGATATCCTGAACGAAATGTATCGTGATATTGAAAAGGAAATGGAGTTGGGAAATATTGAAAAAATGGCACCGGTGCAGTTTATTCTGAATATGGTTTCGCTGCTGGTATTTCCAAGTGCCATACGACCGTTATTTATGGAGAATCTTTTAATTAATGATGAAGAATATGATAGGATTATTTCTGAACGAAAAGAAATAATTATCAATATGTTATTTAAAAATTAA
- a CDS encoding T9SS type B sorting domain-containing protein: protein MKKILSLFSILSIAILFSQKKISKNNFYHFYENRGQIIDQNGKENNDVKYLFHSNGLNVQLHSNGFSYDIYETKKTLNPDFSKKTKNTVPTPTSSDIDQYIYEKLTHRIDIELINSNKKVTILPEGKSPDYENYYNLPENSKGITNVHRYQKISYKNIYPHIDLVFFKPNDTLKPIEYNFIINPGGKISDIKMKFNGAPTLIKDGKLAMNVRFGEMHENIPNSWILGNTKTSIDVSFKDLGDQTFGFNTPLNTSDKIMVIDPVPTRIWGSYAGGFGDDYGRIKTDIESTGYLFGTTNSTTNFATSGTYQQNVAGGLDAFLMKLTKNGQKLWGTYYGFGMTDVFGDVDFDESFNIYAGGRVQRGPYNENIILVKFNSNGGLAFQKEFVSTRQSELYSVSYNQNHVYIGGHSFSSDFPTVNAMQPAKSTPIGYTDGILASLNSTSGSVDWATYLGSSDGSTSVFQIFSSNNNLEIIGATQSSTIPMVNAFQPVKGGESDGLYIQLSKSGNTILRSSYYGNAGSELIWKARIVNNTLILPGKYSTSAFPLGQPGIWRVNLANNTITKNYFNFTGEPQLLAYPDVSGNVFFTGLHSSGQPDISTPGAYMGMPGMYISSFLIKYNQNDVKEWGTYYTGNGATQQSEVTKDNDGAIYLAGMSGGNTSGIATPGTFQQSPGGGNDIFIAKFQDCTSTAVVTSNSPVCPNGMLQLNATGGTVYNWTGPNGFTSNQQNPAIPNATAANAGAYTCQVSGSGACDGTFTVNVVVGDNIAPIPNITTLADITGDCHTTITGFPTATDNCAGTVTATTTDPLSYSTPGNYIIHWTYNDGNGNTTTQNQNVMVSSPALPVTTSTQQTFCATNTPKISDIQITGQNIKWYDATGNILSAATALIDGQTYYASQTINGCESNKTAVQVTINNTPKPTANVNQDFCASANPTIEKIVVTGTSLKFYNAAGNVIPITTPLVNGQTYFVTQTLNNCESEKLAITVTLSTDNVPAKDITQVQCNTTTSNFMVINLHSFEGSIINNPGSYIFTYTDTAGNPISNPSAYILNIGTTLIHVRVATPDGCFKVIRLNLTLNPKPIVQLPATLDFCEGKSVVLDAGPGFKSYEWNTGATTQTITVTTPGTYTVKVTNIFGCENTGSTQVSYSVLAHIVSVNITNNTATVILSQSGNYEFSLNNFTWQDSNIFTNLNMGEYTVYVKTKSGCIIGQKSFSIFNIPNAISPNGDGINDTWRIAGLENYPGTEVSLYDRRGVTIYREIIKSKPFQWDGKYESHPISTGNYWYTIKVSDGRIYNGWLLIKNR, encoded by the coding sequence ATGAAGAAAATTCTTTCGCTGTTCTCAATTTTGAGCATAGCAATTCTATTTTCACAGAAGAAAATTTCTAAAAACAATTTCTATCACTTTTATGAAAACAGAGGGCAAATTATAGATCAGAATGGCAAAGAAAATAACGATGTGAAATATCTTTTTCACTCTAATGGTCTAAATGTACAACTGCATTCTAATGGTTTTTCTTATGATATTTATGAAACTAAGAAAACCTTAAATCCTGATTTTTCAAAAAAAACAAAAAATACAGTTCCGACGCCAACGTCATCTGATATAGATCAGTACATTTATGAAAAATTAACTCACAGAATAGACATTGAGCTTATCAATTCAAATAAAAAAGTTACTATTTTACCTGAAGGGAAATCACCTGATTACGAAAATTATTATAATCTACCGGAAAACTCAAAAGGTATTACGAATGTTCACCGATATCAAAAAATCAGCTATAAAAATATATATCCTCATATTGATTTGGTATTCTTCAAACCCAATGATACATTAAAACCCATTGAGTATAACTTCATCATCAATCCTGGTGGAAAAATTTCAGATATTAAAATGAAATTTAACGGTGCCCCTACTTTGATAAAAGATGGAAAACTAGCTATGAATGTTCGGTTTGGGGAAATGCACGAAAATATTCCTAACAGCTGGATTTTGGGAAATACAAAAACAAGCATTGATGTTTCTTTTAAAGATCTTGGTGATCAGACTTTTGGGTTTAACACTCCATTAAATACTTCTGATAAAATAATGGTTATAGATCCTGTACCCACAAGAATATGGGGAAGCTATGCGGGAGGATTTGGTGATGATTATGGCAGGATAAAAACAGATATTGAGAGTACCGGTTATTTATTTGGAACCACAAATAGTACGACCAACTTTGCTACCAGCGGAACTTATCAGCAAAATGTTGCCGGCGGACTTGATGCATTTCTGATGAAACTCACAAAAAATGGGCAAAAACTTTGGGGAACTTATTATGGCTTTGGAATGACAGATGTTTTTGGCGATGTAGATTTTGATGAAAGCTTTAATATTTATGCTGGAGGAAGAGTTCAGAGAGGGCCATATAATGAAAATATTATTTTAGTAAAATTTAATAGTAATGGCGGCCTTGCTTTTCAAAAAGAGTTTGTTTCTACCAGACAAAGTGAGCTTTATTCAGTTTCGTATAATCAAAACCACGTATACATTGGAGGACATTCCTTTAGCTCTGATTTCCCTACTGTCAACGCTATGCAACCTGCAAAGTCTACTCCTATCGGATACACAGATGGAATTTTAGCATCTTTAAATTCAACAAGCGGTAGTGTTGACTGGGCAACTTATTTGGGGAGCAGCGATGGTTCCACTTCAGTTTTTCAGATTTTCTCTTCGAATAACAATCTTGAAATCATTGGTGCTACGCAATCTTCAACGATTCCTATGGTTAATGCTTTTCAACCTGTAAAAGGCGGTGAATCAGACGGACTTTATATACAGCTTTCAAAATCAGGCAATACTATCCTGCGTTCAAGCTATTATGGCAATGCAGGATCAGAACTTATATGGAAAGCAAGGATTGTAAATAATACTCTAATTTTGCCAGGGAAGTATTCTACGTCCGCTTTTCCTTTGGGACAACCAGGAATCTGGAGAGTAAACCTGGCCAACAATACTATTACAAAAAATTATTTCAATTTCACGGGTGAACCCCAGCTATTAGCATATCCCGACGTTTCCGGAAATGTTTTCTTTACCGGACTGCATTCAAGCGGACAACCTGACATATCAACCCCAGGAGCCTATATGGGAATGCCTGGAATGTATATTTCTTCATTCCTAATTAAATACAACCAGAATGATGTAAAAGAATGGGGAACTTATTATACAGGAAATGGAGCTACACAACAAAGTGAAGTTACAAAAGATAATGACGGCGCTATTTACCTTGCCGGAATGTCAGGCGGAAATACCTCCGGCATTGCTACACCAGGAACTTTTCAACAATCACCAGGAGGAGGAAACGACATTTTTATCGCTAAGTTTCAGGACTGCACTTCAACTGCTGTTGTGACGTCTAATTCTCCCGTATGTCCTAACGGTATGCTTCAGCTGAACGCGACAGGAGGAACAGTATACAACTGGACAGGGCCTAACGGTTTTACTTCCAATCAGCAAAACCCAGCAATACCCAATGCAACAGCAGCCAATGCCGGTGCATATACATGTCAGGTCTCAGGATCCGGCGCTTGTGATGGTACTTTCACAGTAAACGTTGTTGTGGGTGACAATATCGCTCCTATTCCCAATATCACTACTCTGGCTGATATTACAGGGGACTGTCATACGACAATTACGGGGTTTCCTACTGCAACAGATAACTGTGCAGGAACTGTTACAGCAACAACAACAGATCCTTTATCTTATTCCACCCCAGGAAACTATATCATCCATTGGACTTATAACGATGGAAACGGAAATACCACCACACAGAATCAGAATGTAATGGTATCCTCTCCTGCTCTTCCAGTAACGACAAGCACCCAACAAACTTTCTGCGCTACCAATACTCCAAAGATCTCTGATATTCAGATTACAGGTCAGAATATAAAATGGTATGATGCCACAGGAAATATTTTATCTGCTGCAACTGCTCTTATCGATGGACAGACCTATTATGCATCTCAAACGATCAATGGTTGTGAAAGTAATAAAACAGCTGTTCAGGTAACCATAAATAATACTCCGAAACCAACAGCCAATGTAAACCAGGATTTCTGTGCCTCTGCCAACCCTACAATAGAAAAGATTGTTGTAACAGGAACATCTCTGAAATTCTACAATGCTGCAGGAAATGTAATTCCAATAACAACTCCTCTTGTAAACGGACAAACCTATTTTGTAACTCAGACCTTAAACAATTGTGAATCTGAAAAACTGGCCATTACAGTAACTCTATCCACAGATAATGTGCCTGCAAAAGATATCACACAGGTACAGTGTAATACTACAACTTCAAATTTTATGGTTATTAATCTTCACTCTTTTGAAGGAAGTATTATTAATAATCCAGGCTCTTATATTTTCACTTATACCGATACCGCAGGAAATCCTATCTCCAATCCTTCAGCTTATATTTTAAATATAGGAACAACACTTATTCACGTAAGAGTTGCAACACCGGACGGATGCTTTAAAGTGATAAGATTAAACCTGACATTAAATCCCAAACCTATTGTTCAGTTACCTGCTACACTTGATTTCTGCGAAGGAAAATCAGTTGTACTGGATGCCGGACCAGGATTTAAATCTTACGAATGGAATACCGGAGCAACTACTCAAACCATTACGGTAACGACTCCCGGAACTTATACTGTGAAAGTGACCAATATATTCGGATGTGAAAATACAGGTTCAACGCAGGTGAGCTATTCTGTTTTAGCCCATATTGTTTCTGTAAATATCACGAACAATACAGCGACTGTTATTCTTTCTCAGAGCGGAAATTATGAGTTTTCTTTAAACAATTTTACATGGCAGGATTCCAATATCTTCACCAATCTGAATATGGGAGAATATACTGTTTATGTAAAAACAAAATCCGGATGTATCATTGGACAAAAGAGCTTCTCAATCTTTAATATTCCCAATGCGATCAGTCCTAATGGTGACGGAATCAATGATACATGGAGAATTGCAGGACTGGAAAACTATCCGGGAACCGAAGTCAGTTTATATGACCGAAGAGGAGTTACAATCTATAGAGAAATTATTAAAAGTAAACCTTTTCAATGGGACGGGAAATATGAATCACACCCGATCTCTACCGGAAATTACTGGTACACCATAAAAGTTTCTGACGGAAGAATCTATAACGGATGGCTTCTGATTAAGAACCGGTAA
- a CDS encoding CvfB family protein → MQLGKTQTLTISEKINSGWILVDESGEKAFLPKIFIQDEKETGEEVEVFVYQDDDKLKATTEIPLAEVGEFAVMSCVQSLPSGAFMDWGIIKDLFIPYKQQKTKIIEGKRYLVYIYVDEDMELITGTTKFKRNPQYDELPFKKGDKVDLIMMNESELGWNVIINKQYIGLIYASDVFKKLYPLSEEKGYIKTIREDGKIDVSLQPEGFENIDEFKQKILNKLEENYGLLYVSDKSSPEEIKDELQMSKKNFKKAIGGLYKDKIIDILDDKIKLL, encoded by the coding sequence ATGCAACTCGGAAAAACTCAGACTTTAACAATTTCAGAAAAAATTAATTCAGGATGGATCCTCGTAGACGAATCCGGTGAGAAAGCTTTTCTTCCTAAAATTTTCATTCAGGATGAAAAAGAAACAGGTGAGGAAGTTGAAGTATTTGTGTATCAGGATGACGATAAATTAAAGGCAACTACTGAAATTCCATTAGCTGAAGTAGGAGAATTTGCGGTAATGAGCTGTGTACAGAGTCTTCCAAGCGGAGCTTTTATGGATTGGGGAATCATTAAAGACTTATTTATTCCTTACAAGCAGCAGAAAACCAAAATCATCGAAGGAAAGAGATATCTGGTATATATCTATGTAGATGAAGATATGGAACTGATTACAGGTACTACTAAGTTCAAAAGAAATCCTCAGTATGATGAACTTCCGTTCAAAAAGGGGGATAAGGTAGATCTGATCATGATGAACGAAAGTGAACTGGGCTGGAATGTGATCATCAATAAGCAATACATTGGCCTTATCTATGCTTCAGATGTTTTTAAAAAGCTGTATCCGCTGTCAGAAGAAAAAGGATATATCAAAACAATACGTGAGGACGGAAAAATTGATGTTTCTTTACAGCCGGAAGGTTTTGAAAATATTGACGAGTTCAAGCAGAAAATTCTGAACAAGCTGGAAGAAAATTACGGACTTCTGTATGTCTCCGACAAATCTTCTCCTGAAGAGATCAAAGATGAGCTTCAGATGAGTAAGAAAAACTTTAAAAAGGCGATCGGAGGACTTTATAAAGATAAGATTATTGATATTTTAGATGATAAAATCAAATTATTATAA